Proteins found in one Podarcis muralis chromosome 5, rPodMur119.hap1.1, whole genome shotgun sequence genomic segment:
- the FRRS1 gene encoding ferric-chelate reductase 1 codes for MESPGVALMLWVLACLSGPSTGFPNGKVTEACKTMMPLHGHSLPQRFPKHTVEVNVTEFKPGDRVKVSLSGPVFEGFFLQARNAENLEGSAVGSFALADRKRSQVLTCGRVKNSAVSHTSKSKKSHLDAYWIAPRDAPKRIQFLVTVVEKFRVFWVKIPGPTISQPNIPTLATPVVTEVTVGTSLPVSHLTQPFSASDCGSNKFCVRNPSDCDPGARDCFFLSFKRDHVDLIVVEMSGPSDGYIAFALSHDQWMGGGDDAYLCISDSHHVDIKTASLTGRAYPEFDSEPALDEMSWRLADGLIQCSFRRRIHFPALQGRFNLDANYYIFMADGEVSEGGMIHKHYRQPLITDGKFNVTGPAKDIGGSRSPLLIKIHGALMFVAWMTTVSIGVIVARFFKPVWPNSLLFGEEIWFQVHRALMVMTVLLTGASFILPFLYRGGWSDQAGFHPYLGCTVMALAIFQPIMAGFRPPPQAPRREIFNWLHWSTGTTARILAVVVIFLGMDLPALNLPDPWDTYTMMGFVAWHVGTDVLLEIHGYCLIHKVQVLEDDRIQILQSITTAEAQGHTFKKTVLFIYISGNVAFLITFLTAIVKV; via the exons ATGGAGTCTCCTGGAGTAGCTTTGATGCTCTGGGTCCTCGCCTGCCTTTCTGGCCCATCAACCGGCTTCCCAAATGGCAAAGTAACAGAGGCGTGCAAGACTATGATGCCCCTACATGGACACTCTTTGCCTCAGCGCTTCCCAAAGCACACCGTTGAAGTAAATGTGACGGAGTTCAAGCCAGGGGACCGCGTGAAAG TTAGTTTGTCCGGACCTGTGTTTGAAGGATTTTTTCTACAAGCCCGCAATGCTGAGAACCTGGAGGGGTCTGCCGTTGGTTCCTTTGCCCTAGCTGACAGGAAAAGATCTCAGGTCCTCACCTGTGGGCGTGTTAAG AATTCAGCTGTCAGCCATACAAGTAAATCCAAGAAAAGCCATCTAGATGCTTATTGGATTGCTCCTAGAGATGCACCAAAGAGAATACAATTTCT AGTCACTGTTGTAGAAAAATTTAGAGTATTTTGGGTAAAAATTCCAGGTCCTACAATCTCCCAGCCCAATATACCAACCTTGGCAACACCTGTGGTGACTGAGGTGACTGTTGGAACTTCTCTGCCTGTTTCTCATCTAACCCAACCA TTCAGTGCATCGGACTGTGGCAGCAACAAATTCTGTGTGAGAAACCCTTCCGACTGTGATCCTGGAGCCCGCGACTGCTTCTTTCTGTCTTTCAAACGAGACCATGTCGATTTGATTGTGGTGGAAATGAGTGGTCCTAGCGATGGCTATATTGCATTTGCACTGTCTCATGACCAGTGGATG GGTGGTGGTGACGATGCCTATCTCTGCATTAGTGACAGTCACCATGTTGACATCAAGACAGCTTCTTTAACTGGACGTGCTTATCCAGAGTTTGATTCAGAG CCTGCTCTAGATGAAATGTCATGGAGGCTGGCTGACGGCCTTATTCAGTGCTCTTTCAGAAGGAGAATTCACTTTCCTGCTCTTCAAGGGAGGTTTAATCTTGATGCAAACTACTATATATTTATGGCAGATGGGGAAGTCAGTGAAG GAGGTATGATCCACAAACACTACAGGCAGCCTCTGATCACAGACGGAAAGTTTAACGTTACAGGACCGGCAAAGGATATTGGAGGATCCCGCTCCCCACTTCTCATCAAGATCCATG GTGCATTAATGTTCGTTGCATGGATGACCACCGTTAGCATTGGTGTGATCGTTGCCCGATTCTTCAAGCCTGTCTGGCCTAATTCATTGCTGTTTGGAGAAGAGATCTGGTTTCAG GTCCATCGTGCCCTAATGGTGATGACAGTGCTGCTTACAGGTGCATCTTTCATTCTTCCATTCTTATACCGGGGAGGCTGGAGCGAT CAAGCAGGCTTCCATCCATATCTTGGCTGTACGGTGATGGCACTGGCAATCTTTCAGCCCATTATGGCAGGCTTCAGACCTCCACCTCAAGCACCAAG AAGAGAAATCTTCAACTGGTTACACTGGAGCACGGGCACAACTGCTAGAATATTAGCAG TGGTGGTAATATTCCTCGGAATGGACTTGCCAGCTCTCAACCTTCCGGATCCATGGGATACATATacgatgatgggatttgtagcttGGCATGTTGGCACCgatgttctcctggagatacATGGCTACTGCCTCATTCACAAAG TTCAAGTGCTGGAAGATGACAGGATACAGATTCTGCAGTCCATTACAACGGCAGAGGCACAG GGGCATACATTTAAAAAGACAGTGCTGTTCATCTACATTAGCGGCAATGTGGCATTTCTCATCACCTTCCTGACAGCAATTGTAAAAGTATGA